One part of the Orenia metallireducens genome encodes these proteins:
- a CDS encoding hydrogenase small subunit, with protein MRREQFVKECYRLRDNQDYGLSQHILSSVKGYRAKDNDKLPVLWLETSDSGDNNISFMNTSYPYLGQVFDEMIDLLYSNTFMAAQGRDAVDILNRVARYQKGEFTLVVEGAIPTKANGLYNIVIETEREKITALEVVKWLGGLAKYVVTIGTCASFGGPSAAKPNITGGVAVSEVLDREIIKVSGCPVNAEWFVGTLAHLLMYGQPEVDELGRPTLFYGYTIHRHCQRRSYFDRGNFAESLGDIECMFSQGCVGPKTYADCPYRQWINESWPIEANTPCIGCTNPDFPDGSTPFFTPLPEKRNEELGKRGQRGGEGE; from the coding sequence ATGAGAAGAGAGCAGTTTGTTAAGGAGTGTTATCGATTAAGAGATAATCAAGACTATGGACTTAGTCAGCATATCCTATCCTCTGTTAAAGGTTATAGAGCTAAAGATAATGATAAATTACCTGTGCTGTGGTTAGAAACTAGTGATAGTGGTGATAATAATATTTCTTTTATGAATACTAGCTACCCATATTTAGGGCAAGTCTTTGATGAGATGATTGATTTGCTATATAGTAATACCTTTATGGCAGCACAGGGAAGAGATGCTGTAGATATTTTAAATAGAGTTGCTAGATATCAGAAAGGGGAGTTTACTTTAGTAGTAGAAGGGGCAATTCCTACTAAAGCTAATGGTTTATATAATATAGTTATTGAAACTGAAAGAGAAAAGATTACTGCTTTGGAAGTAGTTAAATGGTTAGGAGGATTGGCAAAGTATGTGGTAACAATAGGAACTTGTGCTAGCTTTGGAGGACCATCAGCAGCTAAACCTAATATTACTGGTGGTGTCGCAGTTAGTGAGGTATTAGATAGAGAGATAATTAAGGTGAGTGGTTGTCCAGTTAATGCAGAGTGGTTTGTGGGGACTTTAGCCCATCTATTGATGTATGGTCAACCAGAGGTAGATGAATTGGGGAGACCGACCTTATTTTATGGATATACGATTCATCGCCATTGTCAGCGACGATCCTATTTTGATCGAGGCAATTTTGCTGAATCTTTAGGTGATATTGAATGTATGTTCAGTCAAGGTTGTGTGGGACCAAAGACCTATGCCGATTGCCCTTATCGCCAATGGATTAATGAAAGCTGGCCAATAGAGGCTAATACTCCTTGTATTGGATGTACCAACCCAGACTTTCCCGATGGTTCAACACCTTTTTTTACACCTCTACCTGAGAAGAGAAATGAAGAACTTGGAAAAAGAGGTCAGCGAGGTGGAGAAGGTGAGTAG
- a CDS encoding histone deacetylase family protein: MRINAKKKLGLIFFPAFDWAISPTHPEREERLLYTKDQILEEGILDIGGIREYNPIIASKEDVERTHICVPDIDNIVTMPHLISAGGAIKAGELVMEGEVDKAFAIIRPPGHHAFQVVHGARGFCTINNEAIMVEHLRQRYGSDLKIAFVDTDAHHADGTQNIYYNDPNVLHISLHQDGRTLYPGTGFVDDLGGPGAYGRTINLPLPPNTTDEGLLYSLDNLILPILDDFKPDLVINAAGQDNHYSDPLTNMSISAQGYAELNAKLDPDLAILQGGYSIEAALPYVNVGIILAMAGLDYSQIKEPDYHPSIKKQSPKITDTIKKDVEKLLKAWENKDKVDIQKKFNSKDYYTTKRNIYYDTANITENQEVKIKICADCAGLMIIDSVARPSSHGKIRAIIIPHNLCEDCCNLGYQEYQRAKDRSQFKIVYLQDKRKDELLSFK; the protein is encoded by the coding sequence ATGAGAATTAATGCTAAGAAGAAGCTAGGACTGATCTTCTTTCCTGCCTTTGATTGGGCTATCTCACCTACTCATCCTGAAAGGGAAGAGAGATTGTTATATACAAAAGATCAGATTTTAGAAGAAGGGATTTTGGATATTGGAGGAATTAGAGAGTATAATCCTATTATTGCTAGCAAAGAAGATGTAGAGAGAACTCATATCTGTGTTCCAGATATAGATAATATCGTGACTATGCCCCATCTGATTTCAGCAGGAGGAGCTATTAAAGCAGGAGAGTTGGTGATGGAAGGTGAGGTAGACAAAGCTTTTGCTATTATTAGACCACCAGGGCACCATGCTTTTCAAGTGGTACATGGTGCTAGAGGTTTTTGTACTATTAATAATGAAGCAATCATGGTTGAACATTTAAGGCAGAGATATGGTAGTGATTTAAAGATTGCCTTTGTTGATACAGATGCCCACCATGCTGATGGAACTCAGAATATCTATTATAATGACCCTAATGTCTTACATATCTCTTTACATCAAGATGGAAGAACTTTATATCCTGGGACAGGATTTGTAGATGATTTAGGTGGACCAGGTGCTTATGGTAGAACGATAAATTTACCTCTACCACCTAATACCACCGATGAAGGTCTATTATATTCCCTTGATAATTTGATCTTACCTATTCTTGATGATTTTAAGCCGGATTTGGTAATTAATGCAGCAGGTCAAGATAATCACTATAGTGATCCTTTGACAAATATGAGTATTTCTGCTCAGGGTTATGCAGAGTTAAATGCTAAGTTGGACCCTGATCTAGCTATTTTACAGGGGGGTTATTCGATTGAAGCAGCTCTCCCTTATGTCAATGTGGGGATAATCTTAGCTATGGCAGGCTTAGATTATAGTCAGATTAAAGAACCTGATTATCACCCTTCTATCAAAAAACAATCACCAAAGATCACTGATACTATCAAAAAAGATGTGGAAAAACTACTTAAAGCTTGGGAGAATAAAGACAAAGTTGATATCCAAAAGAAGTTTAATTCTAAAGATTATTATACTACTAAGCGAAATATCTATTATGATACTGCTAATATTACAGAAAATCAAGAGGTTAAGATTAAAATCTGTGCTGACTGTGCAGGGCTAATGATAATAGACTCTGTAGCTAGGCCTTCTTCACATGGGAAGATTAGAGCTATTATTATCCCTCATAACCTTTGTGAAGATTGCTGTAATTTGGGTTATCAAGAGTATCAAAGAGCAAAGGATAGATCACAATTTAAGATCGTTTATCTTCAGGATAAGAGGAAGGATGAGTTGTTATCATTTAAATGA
- a CDS encoding deoxynucleoside kinase produces MEGGNYVIVLGGMIGVGKTTYAEMIADHLDSNVFYESVDDNPLLDKFYHNKKRWAFALQIYFLNKRFKSIKEALIDRNNVLDRSIYEDALFARINYEEGNMSEAEFDCYIDLLNNMMEELEDMPKKSPDLFIYLQASFKTIEDRIQKRGRDFEQFDHNPELEDYMRNLHSKYDDWVFNHYDASEILVIDADRYDVTKQKDAKEVLFMIDRKLAELKKAEAIG; encoded by the coding sequence ATTGAAGGGGGAAATTATGTGATTGTACTAGGTGGAATGATAGGAGTAGGAAAGACAACATATGCAGAGATGATAGCTGATCATTTGGATAGTAATGTTTTTTATGAGAGTGTAGATGACAACCCTTTATTGGACAAATTTTATCATAATAAGAAGAGGTGGGCTTTTGCTTTACAGATTTATTTTCTAAATAAGAGGTTTAAATCAATTAAAGAGGCTTTAATTGATAGAAATAATGTATTAGATCGTAGTATCTATGAAGATGCGCTATTTGCTAGAATTAATTATGAAGAAGGGAATATGAGTGAGGCAGAATTTGACTGTTATATCGATTTGTTAAATAATATGATGGAAGAGTTAGAAGATATGCCTAAAAAATCCCCGGATTTATTTATATATTTACAAGCATCCTTTAAAACAATAGAAGATAGAATTCAGAAACGGGGACGAGATTTTGAACAATTTGACCATAATCCAGAGTTGGAGGATTATATGAGAAATCTACATTCAAAGTATGATGACTGGGTATTTAATCACTATGATGCATCAGAGATACTTGTCATTGATGCTGATAGATATGATGTAACTAAGCAAAAGGATGCTAAAGAGGTTCTATTTATGATTGATAGAAAGTTAGCAGAATTAAAGAAGGCTGAGGCTATAGGGTAA
- a CDS encoding carbohydrate-binding protein, whose protein sequence is MEEIKIEPFPVRAGQRVSIDYNGLLAKSGANQLYLHAGLTRQGGIWEDINDIEMNYSKGAWTAELEVPAEFEKFNFCFKDCADNWDNNNGKNWTYTIVHGQSLV, encoded by the coding sequence GTGGAAGAGATAAAAATTGAGCCATTTCCTGTTAGGGCAGGGCAGAGAGTGAGCATAGATTATAATGGATTACTTGCTAAAAGTGGTGCCAATCAGCTTTATTTACATGCTGGTCTTACTAGGCAGGGAGGTATTTGGGAAGATATAAATGATATAGAGATGAATTATAGTAAAGGTGCTTGGACAGCAGAATTAGAAGTTCCAGCAGAGTTTGAGAAGTTTAATTTCTGCTTTAAGGATTGTGCCGATAATTGGGATAACAATAATGGGAAGAACTGGACTTATACTATAGTCCATGGGCAAAGTTTAGTATAA
- a CDS encoding hydantoinase/oxoprolinase family protein, whose product MKLGIDIGGTHTDGILIDKQDILKTSKITTNHNNLTGTILTSCQNLIADIDSKRIDSIVLSTTLATNLISEENYPKIGLILIPGPGLNPTYYSYSPYTKIISGSIDHRGREVEKLNLQEIETIVSELIKEGVKQIGICGKFSNRNPKQELQVKDLIKEKYPQVEISLGHRLSGSLNYSRRVATTYLNSIIQGHYKEFVREIKAGLDELGLKEEIYILKADGGTMPLSESTKVPIESVNSGPAASIMGILSLSKLTGTTVGLDIGGTTTDISIFIEGVPLFNPDGIEINNYRTLIRGLFNQSIPCGGDSLVQIVDNDIKIGPVRKGPAACLGGPAPTPTDALVLLELSEIGDKRLAKESLEPLAQELNLPLRETAELILDRFCQKINSKVEEILKQLNSQPVYTINELLSSTQIEPDNLVIIGGPAEALAEKLSSKLKLDYHLPKDSQVANAIGAALAQITQKCTLYADTSQGYYYIPELEIRGKVDTNFSLDQAKERVKGELGKNANTKVPIEIINAQSFNLVRGFSTIGQVIEVTAQIKPGLKERLNWEGFDEN is encoded by the coding sequence GTGAAGTTAGGTATTGATATTGGGGGAACCCATACTGATGGAATTTTAATTGATAAGCAAGATATACTTAAGACTAGTAAGATTACCACTAATCATAATAATCTCACTGGAACAATTTTAACTAGTTGCCAGAACCTGATTGCAGATATAGATAGTAAAAGAATCGATAGTATTGTGCTAAGTACAACTTTAGCAACTAACTTGATTAGTGAAGAGAATTATCCTAAAATAGGATTAATTTTAATCCCTGGACCTGGACTAAATCCCACATACTATAGTTATAGTCCCTATACTAAAATTATCTCTGGCTCTATTGATCACAGAGGTAGAGAGGTTGAAAAGCTTAATTTGCAAGAAATAGAGACTATAGTTTCAGAGTTAATTAAAGAAGGAGTTAAGCAGATTGGAATCTGTGGTAAATTCTCTAATCGCAATCCTAAACAGGAGCTACAAGTTAAAGATTTAATTAAAGAGAAGTATCCTCAAGTAGAGATTAGTCTAGGACATAGATTATCAGGGAGTTTAAATTATTCTCGCCGTGTAGCAACTACATATTTAAATAGCATTATTCAAGGACATTATAAAGAGTTTGTTAGAGAGATAAAAGCTGGGCTAGATGAGTTGGGGCTTAAAGAAGAGATTTATATTTTAAAAGCTGATGGGGGAACTATGCCTTTGAGTGAATCTACTAAAGTTCCAATTGAGAGTGTTAACTCAGGTCCTGCTGCTAGTATTATGGGAATTTTAAGTTTAAGTAAGTTAACAGGTACTACTGTTGGTTTAGATATTGGTGGGACAACGACGGATATCTCTATATTTATTGAGGGTGTTCCCTTGTTTAATCCAGATGGGATAGAGATCAATAATTATAGAACCTTAATTAGGGGACTATTTAATCAATCGATTCCTTGTGGAGGGGATAGTTTAGTTCAAATAGTAGATAATGATATAAAGATTGGACCAGTAAGAAAGGGACCTGCTGCTTGTCTAGGAGGACCTGCTCCTACTCCTACAGATGCTCTAGTACTATTAGAGTTAAGTGAGATTGGTGATAAAAGGCTGGCTAAAGAGAGTTTAGAGCCCTTGGCTCAAGAGCTGAACTTACCACTAAGGGAGACTGCAGAATTGATTTTAGATAGATTTTGTCAGAAGATAAACTCAAAGGTTGAGGAGATTTTAAAACAACTCAATAGTCAGCCAGTTTATACTATCAATGAATTATTGAGTTCTACTCAGATAGAGCCAGATAATTTAGTTATTATTGGTGGACCAGCTGAGGCTTTAGCAGAAAAGTTATCTAGTAAGCTAAAACTTGATTATCACCTACCTAAAGATTCACAAGTAGCTAATGCTATTGGAGCAGCCTTAGCTCAAATTACTCAAAAATGTACCTTATATGCTGATACTTCTCAAGGATATTACTATATTCCAGAGTTAGAAATAAGGGGTAAAGTTGATACTAACTTCAGCTTGGATCAAGCTAAAGAGAGGGTTAAGGGAGAACTTGGGAAAAATGCCAACACTAAAGTTCCAATTGAAATTATCAATGCTCAATCCTTTAATCTGGTGCGTGGTTTTAGTACAATTGGTCAGGTTATTGAAGTTACAGCTCAAATTAAACCTGGCTTAAAAGAAAGATTGAATTGGGAGGGATTTGATGAGAATTAA
- a CDS encoding carbohydrate binding domain-containing protein translates to MDEVRVRPLPMHNGDVIEVRYNGLLAKSGADQVYLHTGLAYEYDWTNVQNIKMNKEENDWVVNVELKEPVKLKFCFKDSADNWDNNNGRNWSYTII, encoded by the coding sequence GTGGATGAAGTAAGAGTTAGACCCTTACCAATGCATAATGGAGATGTAATAGAGGTACGTTATAATGGATTACTAGCTAAAAGTGGAGCAGATCAGGTCTATCTCCATACTGGACTTGCCTATGAATATGATTGGACCAATGTACAGAATATCAAGATGAATAAAGAAGAGAATGACTGGGTAGTTAATGTAGAGTTAAAAGAGCCTGTAAAATTAAAGTTCTGCTTTAAAGATTCTGCTGATAATTGGGATAATAATAATGGGCGTAATTGGAGTTATACAATCATATAA
- a CDS encoding hydrogenase maturation protease: protein MGNLIMSDDGVGIHVLRELQKGNLAEDILLLEVGTSPLNYLEEISQSEKVIIIDAMRGGATAGSIYRLTEDNIKFNSNNTRDFHGYTLLNVVELARELTDLPINLIIYGVEPKSLDLGEKLSPDIKKSIPTLINLIIKEAREL, encoded by the coding sequence ATGGGAAATTTAATCATGTCTGATGATGGTGTAGGAATACATGTGCTTAGGGAGTTGCAAAAAGGAAATTTAGCGGAAGATATATTACTCTTAGAAGTAGGTACTTCACCACTTAATTATCTAGAAGAGATAAGCCAATCAGAAAAGGTAATTATAATCGATGCTATGAGAGGAGGTGCCACAGCTGGGAGTATCTATCGCTTAACAGAGGATAATATTAAATTTAATAGTAATAATACTAGAGATTTTCATGGATATACTTTATTAAATGTAGTTGAGTTGGCTAGAGAGCTAACAGATTTACCTATAAATTTGATTATCTATGGAGTAGAACCTAAAAGTTTAGACTTAGGTGAAAAACTATCCCCAGATATAAAGAAATCAATCCCCACTTTAATCAATCTAATAATAAAAGAGGCTAGGGAACTTTAG
- a CDS encoding nuclease-related domain-containing protein, translating into MAILIKDKKQDNQTDYFNKVNQVIGKKRRLRKFLIGVILMSLGSVAIADYYYRYTPYYNYSLYGAISFMLLFIVALWVIGPKVYKYHTYHKNVEFKEREDKLDKRFKENLMDILGNDKFKVLNNVYLPCSDNYLQQIDTIIFGLNHIYVIKIMKASGIIGGMVGMEYWNFGKDKRIFNPYKSNQGNVEAVEELVYNLIFDKKIRIYNVVVNLELNSNFNLPDKGRFPIFDNLYDSLYWIKSKEQGNEEIISEKEQQKLIDYLLELHSKSLLAVEKNINNEVLRKYNLL; encoded by the coding sequence ATGGCTATATTAATCAAGGATAAAAAGCAGGATAATCAGACTGATTATTTTAACAAGGTCAATCAAGTGATTGGAAAGAAAAGAAGGCTTAGAAAATTTTTGATTGGAGTTATATTAATGTCATTGGGTTCAGTGGCTATAGCAGATTATTATTACAGGTATACCCCTTATTATAATTATTCATTATATGGGGCTATTTCATTTATGTTGTTATTTATAGTTGCTTTATGGGTTATAGGACCTAAGGTATATAAGTATCATACATATCATAAGAATGTAGAGTTTAAAGAGAGGGAAGATAAATTAGATAAAAGGTTTAAAGAAAATTTAATGGATATATTGGGCAATGATAAGTTTAAAGTCTTGAATAATGTTTACCTACCCTGTAGTGATAATTACTTACAACAGATTGATACTATTATCTTTGGTTTAAATCATATTTATGTAATTAAGATTATGAAAGCTTCAGGGATAATAGGTGGGATGGTTGGTATGGAGTATTGGAACTTTGGTAAAGATAAAAGGATTTTCAATCCATATAAAAGCAATCAAGGTAATGTAGAAGCAGTAGAGGAATTAGTCTACAACCTTATTTTTGATAAAAAGATTAGAATCTACAATGTAGTAGTTAACCTTGAGCTTAATTCTAACTTTAATCTCCCAGATAAGGGGAGGTTTCCTATTTTTGATAATCTATATGATTCTCTTTATTGGATTAAGAGTAAGGAGCAAGGAAATGAGGAAATAATCTCAGAGAAAGAACAGCAGAAGTTAATAGATTATCTATTAGAGCTACATTCTAAATCATTACTTGCTGTTGAGAAGAATATAAATAATGAGGTTTTAAGAAAGTATAATTTATTATGA
- a CDS encoding carbohydrate-binding protein has protein sequence MEVRVDPQPISAGDIVKVTYSGLLAKSGAEEIYLHAGVAKQHQWSNISDIKMENRSGIWTANLQVQEGETFDFCFKDSADNWDNNNGYNWSYNIF, from the coding sequence ATGGAAGTTAGAGTAGATCCACAACCAATCAGTGCAGGAGATATAGTAAAAGTAACCTATAGTGGTTTACTTGCTAAAAGTGGTGCAGAAGAGATCTATCTTCATGCTGGCGTAGCTAAGCAACACCAATGGAGTAATATTTCTGATATTAAGATGGAGAATCGATCTGGTATTTGGACAGCTAATTTACAAGTTCAAGAAGGGGAGACCTTCGACTTCTGTTTTAAGGACTCTGCAGATAATTGGGACAACAATAATGGTTATAATTGGAGCTATAATATCTTTTAA
- a CDS encoding YegS/Rv2252/BmrU family lipid kinase, with protein sequence MKKVKLLYNPMSGNRRFPNFLDDFIDRFQRAGYEVNVFRSLKPGDIPIGLENIVEDEYDTIVAAGGDGTVNEVINKMLEDNIDIPLGIVPAGTANDFAAHLNMPFEFRECFDTILKGNIKEVDIGKVNDRYFINVCAGGLLSTVSHEIDRKFKNTLGKMAYYLKGIEQLPKLKPIPLKITTKEEKIEEEVYLFLILNSQGAGGFNKLAPMATIDDGLLEFVAVKARPLHEIAALFVKILQGEHLNDKNIIYLQDNYFKVECTDSTYDPHFSDVDGEKGPHLPLEISLEPRKLSVFANL encoded by the coding sequence ATGAAGAAGGTTAAATTACTTTATAATCCTATGTCAGGGAATAGGAGGTTTCCTAATTTTTTAGATGATTTTATCGATAGATTTCAAAGAGCAGGGTATGAGGTAAATGTATTTAGAAGTTTAAAACCAGGGGATATCCCTATAGGTTTAGAGAATATTGTTGAAGATGAATATGATACTATAGTAGCTGCTGGTGGTGATGGCACTGTCAATGAGGTAATTAATAAGATGCTAGAGGATAATATAGATATTCCATTAGGGATTGTGCCTGCTGGGACTGCAAATGATTTTGCAGCTCATTTGAATATGCCCTTTGAATTTAGGGAATGTTTTGATACTATACTGAAAGGGAATATCAAAGAAGTAGATATAGGAAAGGTAAATGATAGATACTTTATCAATGTCTGTGCAGGAGGTCTACTATCAACTGTCTCCCATGAGATTGATAGAAAATTTAAGAATACCCTTGGTAAGATGGCTTATTACTTAAAGGGTATTGAGCAATTGCCTAAATTAAAGCCCATTCCTCTGAAGATTACTACTAAAGAAGAGAAAATAGAAGAAGAGGTCTATCTATTTTTAATCTTAAATAGTCAAGGTGCAGGAGGGTTTAATAAGCTAGCCCCTATGGCTACCATAGATGATGGACTTTTAGAGTTTGTAGCTGTTAAAGCAAGACCTTTACATGAGATTGCAGCTTTATTTGTTAAGATACTCCAAGGTGAGCATTTAAATGATAAGAATATTATCTATTTACAGGATAATTACTTTAAGGTTGAATGTACCGATAGTACCTATGATCCCCACTTTTCTGATGTTGATGGTGAGAAGGGTCCTCATTTACCTTTGGAGATATCTTTAGAACCAAGAAAATTGAGTGTTTTTGCTAATCTTTGA
- a CDS encoding nickel-dependent hydrogenase large subunit yields the protein MKNLEKEVSEVEKVSRKKIVFSPVTRLSGILSVKVTIDRNQVIDADASSTMFRGFEWIMKSRKVTDAVYMTQRVCGICSLAHGAIGSYLLDELYGNRISENAQYLRNIMYGADFLQNHIRQFYLFSLPDYVKMPNRPPFHGQNLLDARLSPSDNQRLVANYFESIKAAQQSHQILALFGGKAPHQHSFLHGGVAVAPTIDKINTALALLAKVHYFVSETMLADVKLISRVYSDYFEVGVTPCRLLSFGLWRFGERNEKYLWKGGALKGNQLTEIDIDLINEGIVNSWFEGEVDNNYDGELEPKPLKESAYSWIKTVKYGGEQFETGPLARLIINGLYKGGISTMDRIMARALETLLITELMEEWLLKLKPSNKAPIKQNKKPIKDEVIATNDAMRGGLLHSAKISDKEIIKYNIITPTVWNFSPKDAYGNLGPVENAMVGTKLRYPGDLYTILGRIIRSFDPCMSCATHVLDVEGNLKDKVVF from the coding sequence ATGAAGAACTTGGAAAAAGAGGTCAGCGAGGTGGAGAAGGTGAGTAGGAAGAAGATAGTTTTCAGCCCTGTTACTCGCTTAAGTGGTATCTTATCGGTCAAGGTAACCATTGATAGAAATCAAGTGATAGATGCAGATGCTAGTAGTACAATGTTTAGAGGTTTTGAATGGATTATGAAAAGTAGAAAGGTCACTGATGCTGTGTATATGACTCAGCGGGTCTGTGGAATCTGTTCTTTAGCTCATGGGGCTATTGGAAGCTACCTATTAGATGAGCTATATGGAAATCGGATTTCCGAGAATGCTCAATACCTAAGGAATATTATGTATGGAGCAGATTTTTTGCAAAATCATATTAGACAGTTTTATCTATTTAGTCTCCCTGATTATGTAAAGATGCCCAATCGACCTCCTTTTCATGGGCAGAACCTCCTTGATGCTCGTTTAAGTCCTAGTGATAATCAAAGATTGGTAGCAAATTATTTTGAATCAATCAAGGCGGCCCAGCAAAGCCATCAGATTTTAGCCTTATTTGGTGGAAAGGCTCCTCACCAGCATAGTTTTCTACATGGAGGAGTGGCTGTAGCTCCAACAATTGATAAGATTAATACAGCCTTAGCTCTACTTGCTAAGGTTCATTACTTTGTCAGTGAAACCATGCTAGCAGATGTTAAATTAATCTCTAGAGTTTATAGCGATTATTTTGAGGTAGGGGTAACCCCCTGTCGTCTATTATCTTTTGGACTATGGAGGTTTGGTGAGAGGAATGAGAAGTATCTTTGGAAGGGTGGAGCTCTTAAGGGTAACCAGTTAACTGAGATAGATATTGATTTAATCAATGAAGGGATTGTTAACTCATGGTTTGAAGGGGAGGTCGATAATAACTATGATGGAGAGTTAGAGCCTAAGCCCTTAAAGGAGAGTGCCTACAGCTGGATTAAGACGGTCAAGTATGGAGGAGAGCAGTTTGAGACTGGTCCTTTGGCTAGATTAATCATTAATGGACTCTATAAAGGCGGGATCTCTACAATGGATAGAATTATGGCCAGAGCTTTAGAGACCTTATTAATTACTGAATTGATGGAGGAGTGGTTATTGAAATTAAAGCCTAGTAATAAAGCACCCATCAAGCAGAACAAGAAGCCAATAAAAGATGAAGTAATAGCTACTAATGATGCTATGAGGGGAGGCTTACTCCATAGTGCCAAAATTAGTGATAAAGAGATAATTAAGTATAATATTATTACTCCCACAGTTTGGAATTTCTCGCCTAAAGATGCCTATGGGAATTTAGGACCTGTTGAAAATGCGATGGTAGGAACTAAGCTACGTTATCCTGGAGATCTATACACTATCTTAGGTAGGATTATCCGTTCCTTTGATCCTTGTATGTCCTGTGCTACCCATGTACTTGATGTTGAAGGAAATCTTAAGGATAAGGTAGTTTTTTAA
- a CDS encoding carbohydrate-binding protein — protein sequence MGIIVHPLPSNNGNKIRVKYNGVLNTADTEQIYLHAGLGYGDKWNYVTDIAMKHNEGNWIADIRVEDHDNRLNFCFKDSAEHWDNNNGDNWSYKIFK from the coding sequence ATGGGTATAATAGTACATCCTTTACCTAGTAATAATGGAAATAAAATCAGAGTTAAATATAATGGAGTACTCAATACAGCTGATACTGAACAAATTTACTTACATGCTGGATTGGGTTATGGTGACAAATGGAATTATGTAACAGATATCGCTATGAAACATAATGAAGGTAATTGGATAGCAGATATTAGAGTAGAAGATCATGATAATAGATTGAACTTCTGTTTTAAGGATTCTGCTGAGCATTGGGATAATAATAATGGGGATAACTGGAGTTATAAGATATTTAAATAA